The window CTCCTGCTCGTCGCTGCCGGCTTCGGTGACGGTCACCCAATCGCCCAGCTTGACGCGATCGTGCGGGGCCATATCCTCGGTGATCAGTTGGTAGTTATTGAGGATTTCATCCAGTTCCTGGATGCGCCCTTCCAGAAAGGCCTGAGCATTGCGCGCGGCTTCCAGCTCGGCATTATCGACGAAGTCGTCGTCCTGGCCGTCCTCGAAGGCCTGATGCAACCGTTCGGCCACTTCTTCGCGGCCGACTGTTCGCAAATGTTCCAACTCTTTCGACAAGCGCTCCAACCCTTCGGTCGTGAGGAGCGTCGGTTTTTTCGACAACATATGGCCCGTCTCCTGGGACATGCAAAAACCGCTGCCGGGAGCGGTCTACATTGAAATTAAAAGTAACGGTCAATTATAGCCGGTTTTCGTAGCCTGTAAAGTGCAAGCGAGAAGTGCGGGGCTTATCAAGAATCGCCTTGGAACACAGAGGAGTCACAGAGGTTCACAGAGAAAGCGTCTTCTTCGCTCCGTGCTCTCTGTGATTCCTCCGTGCTCTCCGTGTCCGCTTTGAACCCCCCGAGCAGTGCGTGGGTTTCTCAGGCCGGGACGTGGCGCAATTCGGCGATGGGGGCCGCCGTGCTGCCGTTTTCACGATAAGGCGCATCGGACGCCGGCCACCCATGCAGCAGCGGGCCGCCCACCGGCAGGTAGTCGTAGCCGGCCGAGACGAGCATGTCGAAATCGGGCAGCATCCGCCGGCCATCCATGACCAGATAGGGCGGGCGGGCCGTGGCCTGGATGGTGCGCGCCAGGCCGCGAAACTCCTCCCAGTCGGTCGAGATGTAGAGCGCGTCCGTGCCGTCGATGGCCTCCACGGCCGTCTCGTGATAGCTGATGCGCTCGAACAGGTGGTTCTTGTCCGGGTTGAACCAACTGCGGCGCGCCTCGTCCA is drawn from Candidatus Promineifilum breve and contains these coding sequences:
- the greA gene encoding transcription elongation factor GreA, which translates into the protein MLSKKPTLLTTEGLERLSKELEHLRTVGREEVAERLHQAFEDGQDDDFVDNAELEAARNAQAFLEGRIQELDEILNNYQLITEDMAPHDRVKLGDWVTVTEAGSDEQERYQLVGPLEADPVAGRISNESPLGKVLVGVKVGEVVRVNAPRGLTEFRVVRVE